The following is a genomic window from Thaumasiovibrio subtropicus.
AGCGGTTCAGCTTTCTAAGTTCCCATCAAACCGTCGTGACATCGCGGTAGTTGTTGATGAAGCAGTCGCTTCTGGCGACATCGTTGCAGCATGTCTAGAGCAAGGTGGCGAGTTCTTACAAGATGCGAAGCTGTTCGACGTTTACGTTGGTAAGGGCGTTGAAGAAGGTAAGAAGAGCCTAGCAATCGCACTGACGCTGCAGTCAGTAGAGCGCACGCTTGAAGATGCGGACATCGCGGGTGCGGTTGACGCAATTGTTGCACACGTCTCTGAGAAGTTTGGTGCTACGCTACGCGACTAATCACTTTACTATAAAGATGAAAGTTAAAAACCCTGCGTATTTGGCAGGGTTTTTTTTAAATTGAAATAAATTCTACCTGTAGTGCATCTTGACCTAGGTTGATCTTATGAACACCAATCCGGTCATTTCTGTTGTATTGGCGAATGCTATGATCAAACCCAAAGGCGGTAGAAGGGGCCATGTATTGGGTGACGTTGTGACGTTTTTCTACGATGCTGGCATGCCCATGGCCACATATCACTTCTTTTACACTGTACTTAGCTAATACTTTTAATAGTGTCTCATCGTTCTCGAGGCGGATCGCTTTCATCCAATCTGCACCAACTGGCAATACAGGGTGGTGGAGAACAACGACAGGCTTTATTGCGCGTTGAAGCTGTTTGCGTAAACGGCTCAATTCTCGACGATTTACACGGCCAGAGCCTAGTGGAAGTCTGGGGCTCAGCGGTTTATCGCTTGTATCGATGAAGCAAAAGTCTCTCTCATCTATTCTTACCTTTTGTGTCACATTGATAGCAGTATCTCTTAACTCAGATTGCATGAGCCGGTTGTCGTCATGATTACCGGGAATCGCATACATGGCTTGCTGTTGAGCATATTGTGAGACGAATTTAGCGAATGTGCGGTAGCAGCCTGATACAGGACCACAGCAAATGTCACCGGTGAAGAGAATATGAGTTGATGCTTTGTCGTTGTTAGCCAGTGTTAGCGCTTTTGCCAAATGATGATAGCTGGTTTCGTCATGGAGGTGACAGTCACTGATTTGATAGATTGTACTCATTGTTGCTCAAGGGCTGACTGATGAAGAGGTGTATTGGGAAGATTCTATCACTGGTTGGTGAGTGGATTCTAACTTGGTTTTGATTTCCTGAGTGGTGTCTTGATATAGAAAGAGGGGGATTGATTTATGGCTTCTTGGATAAGTTTCTAATGACTAGCCTACACCCAATACGCATACTGAGTAATGCGTAATTTGGCTTATGTGTATATACAGCCCCCTCAAAATTCAGTGACTACATGCCTGATTCTGAAGAAATAATCGAGAAAATACGTTCTTTCTTTAGCCTAAAATGCATTTTTCAGTAAGATATTGATAAATTGGTTAATTTAACTGGATTGTGTAAATCATGCAGTCAAATTAGCTATATATACACCATTGACAGAATCATATTTCATTAAACGCGGGCGGGCTGTACAACTTTTTGCATTTGCTGTGAGCGATATCACTGATATTTATCAGTTTTTTTTGACCAGAGGCGATGAAAAAAGTTGGCGGAAATCAGCTGGTTGGCATAAACTTGAGTTAAGTTGTTGTCTGGTGGGTTAAAATTGTTGCTGAATAACTATTTAGTAAATCAATTGCACACTGGCTAACACGAGTCGCGCTCCTTGATAGCGCATATGTTCAACATTGTCTTGAGGGAAACATCTATGGCGCTCACTAAAGCCGATTTGGCTGAGAACCTGTTTGAGAAAGTTGGATTGAACAAACGGGACGCCAAGGAGACGGTAGAAGTGTTCTTTGAAGAGATTCGTAAGGCGCTTGAAAATGGAGAGCAAGTTAAGCTTTCCGGGTTTGGCAACTTCGATCTACGAGAAAAAAATGAAAGGCCGGGTCGAAATCCCAAGACCGGCGAGGACATTCCAATTTCTGCTCGTCGTGTGGTGACATTTAGACCAGGGCAGAAACTGAAAGCCCGAGTCGAAAATATCAAGTTGGATGATTAATTAGAAGAGCTCTGCAGACGCAGAGCTTTTTTG
Proteins encoded in this region:
- a CDS encoding metallophosphoesterase family protein codes for the protein MSTIYQISDCHLHDETSYHHLAKALTLANNDKASTHILFTGDICCGPVSGCYRTFAKFVSQYAQQQAMYAIPGNHDDNRLMQSELRDTAINVTQKVRIDERDFCFIDTSDKPLSPRLPLGSGRVNRRELSRLRKQLQRAIKPVVVLHHPVLPVGADWMKAIRLENDETLLKVLAKYSVKEVICGHGHASIVEKRHNVTQYMAPSTAFGFDHSIRQYNRNDRIGVHKINLGQDALQVEFISI
- the ihfA gene encoding integration host factor subunit alpha, with the translated sequence MALTKADLAENLFEKVGLNKRDAKETVEVFFEEIRKALENGEQVKLSGFGNFDLREKNERPGRNPKTGEDIPISARRVVTFRPGQKLKARVENIKLDD